The DNA window AATAATATTACGTTCTGAAGTCAATTCTTTCAGTTTATTATAAATCAATTGTAAATCGCGTTTAATCGCTTTTTGAGAACGTCTTCCAGTACTTTTTCCGAAGCCTCGATAATCGACCATCAACACATCGTATCCATGTCTCGTAAAATCTACAGCAAATTTTCCCCAGCCTTTAATACTTTTAGAATTCCCTTTAAGATATAATACAACACCTTTACTTTCGCCTTTAGGAAAAAAACGCAACCCATTAATTACTGCACCATCTCTGGTTTCTAAATTATATTCTTTAGTCTTTTGATTGTCATAATCAAACTGAAAATCCTTAGGCAATTTTTCGGGCTTAAATAGCATATAATCTTGAAGGTAATATAACGCAATACTAATAGCGATATAAATCACTAATACTATAATAACGATAGACAACCAATATGGCATACTGAGGATTTTAAGTCTATACAAGATAGGAAATTAATTGAGAATCATTTTTTCAAAGCTTACAGCTCTGCATATCTAATCTAAAATCGTTTACTTTGCAATTCAATTATAGATGACATGTATTTTTTACCCGAAAAATTAGATGAATATATTGTAGCACATTCTCAAGAAGAACCAGAATTATTACAACAACTGACTAGAGAAACCTATCAAAAAATTTTGCAACCCATTATGCTAAGTGGACCTTATCAAGGGAGAGTACTGAGTATGATTTCAAAATTAAAATCTCCTAAAACCATTTTAGAACTTGGAACTTTTACGGGTTACGCTACGTTATGTTTAGCTGAAGGTTTACAAACTGATGGTATAATTGACACGATAGACGTGAATGAAGAATTAGTCGATTTTCAACGGAAATACTTTGACAAATCTGATTACGGAAACCAGATACATCAACATTTAGGAAGTGCTTTAGATATTATTTCTACGTTAAAAAACACTTATGACTTGGTATTTATTGATGCCGACAAACCGAACTATTCAAACTATTTCAAGTTGATTATAGACAAAATGAATTCTGGAGGTATTATTCTTTCTGATAATGTATTATGGCATGGAAAAGTCATTGAACCTCTTGATGTAAAGGATATATCTACAAAAGCGGTTTTAGAATTCAATACCCTTTTAAAAGAAGATCCTCGAATTGAAACTGTAATGCTGCCAATTCGTGATGGATTGACAGTGAGTCGAAAAAAATAATAAGGTTTACTGCTCTCTTTTTATAGAGCCTGAGAAGTCTTCAATTTCGTCTTTAACTTTGGTAATTTCATTCTTAATATCTTGAGTGACATTTGTCTCGATATTTTTACCTTCGGTAGATGATTTCTTAATTTCCGACTTAATATCATTAGAAGCATCTTTTAAACTGCGCATTCCTTTACCTAAGCCTTTTGCAACTTCAGGAATTTTATCTGCACCAAAGACCATCACAGCTATAAATAGTATGAACATGACCTCTGTGGTTCCTATAAATAAAAATGTTGCTAATAAATTCACATTGCAAATATACTAAGTTGTGCTTCATTATCACTCACTCGAGTTAAATAATTGTTCTACCTTTCAAGAAACAACTAACCAATGATAAAATTTTTTAGAAAAATACGCTACGACCTTATGGAGAAAAAGAAAACTGGAAAGTATTTAAAATATGCTATTGGTGAAATCATACTTGTTGTTATTGGGATTTTAATTGCACTTCAATTGAACAATTATAATGAATCCTTAAATCAAAGTAATCAAGAACTAAAAGCATTAAATAATCTGAAATTGGATTTTAAATACAATGAATCTGAACTCAATAAGTCAATTATAGAACTTAAGGAAATAAATAATGCCTGCTTTACGATTCTAAATCAAACAGGCAATAAGCACGAAGAAACATTTGATATAGATAGTTTACTTCAATTTACTCCAAGTGTTCCTCAATATTTTCCTCAAAATGGATTTTTAATGGACTTAATGAACTCAGGAAATCTTGGGATAATTAAAAATGATAAATTGAGATACAAACTTTCCTCTTGGCTTCCAGCTCTCGAGACTTTAAAAAACAGAGAAAACTTAACAAGTAAATTTGATGATATTCTAATTATATATATCATTAAAAATGGCAGTTGGTTAAATTCTGATGAAAAGTCATCAGATAAAGAAATAAATGCACTAAAATTTCCAAAATCAGGATTTGAAATAAATAATAATGATTTACTTCAAAATATTGAGTTCGAAAATTTAATAGAAAATCAAATTGTATACAAATCACAATTACTTGATAATCAAATAGTTTGTTTAGAATTAATTAGGGAAATAATTATGCTTTTAGAATCTGAAACCAATGAATAACGAAAGCACAACAACGTGTATAATTAATTGCTGTGGTCATTTGGTACTCGGAAAATCCTATCGGATTTCCCTAATGGTTCGGTTTATTTTGCTAACTTAGTACTTGCCAACGCAACCAGCCATACACAAAACAGATGTTTGGATTGGATGGAAATTGATAGTTAAATTATTTTACCTAATGCAAACTATTTCAATCTTCACTTATTTGAATATTAAACGCTAAAAGCTTTTCAATTAAAAATTCAAAGAGTTTAATATCACTTTCTAATTTACAAACCTCTAAAAATTTTGAATCTTCTGAAGCAAAGTAGAAAAACTCCGTTTTTAATTCTTCTTTTAATTCAATATGCCCGAATAAATCGTCGGAGAATTCGGCAATAGCTTTATTCATACAAGCATCTTGTTCTTCTAATCTAACTAGTAACTTCAATTTTTTTGTACGTCCAGAAATTCGATTCAGAACCTTATGTATGTTTATAGTTGCGATCAAACCATAGTAATACACAAACTTACCAGCATCTGCTTCATGCAATCGTCGTTCTTTTTGTGTTTTAGGTTTTCCTGTATAACCAGGAATACCAACATCATAAAAATTAATATCAGCTTTTGCATCACTATTTTTTATATCAGACATTAAATCACCTGTTAACACTTTCCCAACAATCACCTCATCTAATTCATTTACGCGGTCTTTAAGTTGAATTGAAATGAATTTAGACTCAAATATTTCTTGAGTTACCACTATTGATTTTTTCAAGTACTGAACACTAGAAACAAGAATGGTATCGTTAATTTGGATCGGAATTTCAAAAACTCCTTTACTATTTGTAATGGTATATTCTTCTGCTGAAATATTTAATATATGAATCCCTTCAAGCTCTGCACTTGCATTAATTTGACCTTTTAAATCAATTGTTTGAGATATTCCCAGAAAAGAGATTAGAAAAGCTATAAATAAAAATGATATGCATTTAGTCGTCTTCAATTTGAGATTTAAATTCTTTTAGTTTCAGTTGCAAAAACTCCAACATTTTTAAGTTATTACCAGTTTTGTTTAATATTAAAAACTTTGGATCATCTGTTACGAAATAAAAAAACTCCACGCGTTTAGCTTCTTGTAAAGTATCAATATTGAATAACATTTCAGATAACTCAGATACTACATCATTCATTGCGTTATCAAGATTTTCTCTTGCTACTTGTCCTTTTAACTCTTTTGTACGACCAGAAAGCCAATTAAGTATTGGAGTTAAAGGCACCAAACCAGATCCTGTTGTTGCTTGATGTAATCGTCTTTCTGATTGTGTTTTTTGTTTACCAGTATAGCCAGGAATTCCTAAATCATAAAAATTTATATCACGCTTAACGTCGCTATTTTCAATATCTGAAAGTAAATCTCCAGTCAATATTTTGCCTACTACAACTTCATCTAACTCCGTAATTTTATCTGTAAGATCAATAGCTATAAATTTAGTTTGAATTATTTGCGGTGTCACCACAACTTCTAAAGGCTTATATTGAATGGCCGAAATTAGAATGGTATCGTTTACAGATGCCGAAATTTTAAATTTACCATCATCATTTGTTATGGTAAACCTATTAGCAGTTTTGTTAATGATATGAATGCGATCAATATCTGAATTTGCTATTACTTTCCCTTGTATTTCAATAGATTGAGAAAATATAAAACCAATCTGAACTAAGCATAAAATTAAAAAAAGCTTTTTAATCCTTGTCATTCTTTTTATTTAAAAAAGATTGGCTCTTCAAGCTAAGAACTTCAAGAAATTCTAACTCTTTTCCGATGTTAAGCAAGGTAAAATCAAAGCTTTCATCATCTTCCACATATCTAATAAATTCTTCGACACGATGTTCTGGAATATTAAAATTATCAACTAAAAACGAAGACCCAAAATAGTATTTAATTGTACTCACTGGAACTTCAGCTATTCCTGCAGCTTTTTTATCCTTTACTTTAGATCTAAACAATGGCAACAACAATTGACCTACAACATTACGAATGTTTAAACCATTCACCATCGTTTGTGATTGCGAATGCATGGCTATATTATTGATCTCAGTTCTATTATCATCAGTAAATTCATACTCATCACTTTTCTTTATTCCGAAGTAAAGTGCATCCAGTTTAGGATTGAACGTTTTTACACTTTTAATGTCTGTATCTAAAACTCCCGAGAGTCCTTTAGTCATGACTAGAACTTCATCCAATTTATTGATTTCCTCAATTAAAATTACACGAATACGCTTTGAATCTAAAATAGCCTGACTCACTTTAAAATCAAAATTCTGATATTGTAACGCTCTAATTTCAATAAAATCATTTAAAGTAACTGGAAGTGTAAATTCACCATTTTCGTCAGTGACAGCGCCTTTATTTGATGATGTATTATATACGGTTATTCCTTCAATGTCATTCCCTTCTACAATAATTTTCCCCTCGACAATAACACGTTTAACATCTTGAGACATTGCACAAAAACTTATGCAAAACAGTAAAATTGGCAGTAGCTTTTTCATAGGTTAGTTATTTAATATAAAAATAAATTCTCTTGATTTAAATTCAACATAAAGCCTTGTAAACTTTTGTTAAATTAAAGGTTTACTTAAATTTACAATAAATTAAATGAAGTCTACAATTGACATTCTAATAGTTTAAAATAGTTTCCATGAAAAATATTATTATAGCAAGTACATCAACCATTCATGGCAGTGGTCCTTTAGAATATTTATTAGATGAACTCACCGTTTTTTTCAAAGACACGTCAGAAATACTATTCATTCCATATGCTAGACCTGGCGGAATTTCTCATGATGAATACACTTCAAACGTCAATAAAGCATTTAGTCAAATAGGAAAAGTGGCTAAGGGCATTCACGAGTTTGAAGATCCAAAAACAGCTATAGCAAATGCCAAAGCTATTTTTACTGGAGGAGGAAACACCTTTGTATTGGTTAATCAACTCTATAAAAATGGGTTGTTAGAATCTATTAAACAAGCTGTTAATTCTGGAACTTCATACTTAGGAACAAGTGCTGGAAGTAATATTTGCGGACTTACAGTAAACACGACTAACGACATGCCAATTGTGTATCCACCAAGTTTTAAAACGTTTGGCTTTGTCCCTTTTAATATTAATCCGCATTATTTAGATCCTGATCCTACAAGTACACATAAAGGTGAAACACGAGAAACACGTATCAAAGAATTTCATGCTTTTAACACACAACCTGTTGTTGGAATTCGTGAAGGAAGTTGGTTAGCCGTAAATGGAGATTCTATTATTTTAAAAGGTTCCTTAAGTGCTCGAATATTTGAACATGGCAAATCTCCTTATGAAGTTGAGCCTGGAATTGAATTAAATACATTAAAATAAATAAGCCTCATCGATTAGGATGAAGCTTTTAGAGCGAGAGACCAGGTTCGAACTGGCGACATTCAGCTTGGAAGGCTGACGCTCTACCAACTGAGCTACTCTCGCATTCTGAGCGCAAATATATAAATACGAAGTACTTTTCAAAGAAAAAACTATAACTTTTTCAAAAAATGATAGCCTAAAATTTCAAAACCTTCATTATAGTAAAATTTATGTGAAGAATAGTTTTGAACATAAGTATTTAATTCTGCTGCTTTTACACCTTTGGTTTTCACGTGATTATAAATCCATTCTAAAAATTGTTTTCCTAAACCTTTATTTCTGTAGTCTTCCGAAATGAATACATGATCTAATTCAACACTCTTTCCTGCATAATGCCGCGTGCAATACCAAAGCCCAGAAACGCCAATCAATTTTTGACGATCAAAAATTACAGCACATTCATAATTTTCAGTAACCATTACTGCAAAACGTTCTTTTAAAATATCATCAGAACATTTATGGCTCGTTAATTGTTGTACTAATGGTATAATGTCATTTATTTGGGAAGGCTCTAAAATTTGAAACTGAAATGACATAATTATTAATTTTTAAGTGAAGATAATTATTTCTAACTGAAATCGAATTAGTAAATTCACTTATCCATTAAGCAAAAAAACATATTGAAACGTAGACAATTTATAAAAACAACATTAGCTTCTGGACTTGCATTATCTATAGCTCCACAATTAGCCTTTCAATCTCATTCAAGTTCAATTAATTATGAAGAATTGATTGGAAAAGGCAATCCTGATCTCTTAGGCGAAGGATTTCAATTAAGAAAAGAAGCACATGATGCTTTTGTAAGATTAAAAACTGAAGCCCTTAAAAGTGACATTCACATTCAAATTGTGTCTAGTTATAGAAGTTTCGATCATCAAAACAGAATTTGGGAACGTAAATACAACAGAAACATTAATACAGGATTAACGCCTCAAGAAAGCATTAAAAAAATTATAGAATACTCAACCATACCAGGAACTTCTAGACACCATTGGGCAACAGATATTGATATTATTGATGCCAAT is part of the Psychroserpens ponticola genome and encodes:
- a CDS encoding O-methyltransferase, whose product is MYFLPEKLDEYIVAHSQEEPELLQQLTRETYQKILQPIMLSGPYQGRVLSMISKLKSPKTILELGTFTGYATLCLAEGLQTDGIIDTIDVNEELVDFQRKYFDKSDYGNQIHQHLGSALDIISTLKNTYDLVFIDADKPNYSNYFKLIIDKMNSGGIILSDNVLWHGKVIEPLDVKDISTKAVLEFNTLLKEDPRIETVMLPIRDGLTVSRKK
- a CDS encoding twin-arginine translocase TatA/TatE family subunit, which produces MFILFIAVMVFGADKIPEVAKGLGKGMRSLKDASNDIKSEIKKSSTEGKNIETNVTQDIKNEITKVKDEIEDFSGSIKREQ
- a CDS encoding DUF6090 family protein; translation: MIKFFRKIRYDLMEKKKTGKYLKYAIGEIILVVIGILIALQLNNYNESLNQSNQELKALNNLKLDFKYNESELNKSIIELKEINNACFTILNQTGNKHEETFDIDSLLQFTPSVPQYFPQNGFLMDLMNSGNLGIIKNDKLRYKLSSWLPALETLKNRENLTSKFDDILIIYIIKNGSWLNSDEKSSDKEINALKFPKSGFEINNNDLLQNIEFENLIENQIVYKSQLLDNQIVCLELIREIIMLLESETNE
- a CDS encoding carboxypeptidase-like regulatory domain-containing protein, whose protein sequence is MKTTKCISFLFIAFLISFLGISQTIDLKGQINASAELEGIHILNISAEEYTITNSKGVFEIPIQINDTILVSSVQYLKKSIVVTQEIFESKFISIQLKDRVNELDEVIVGKVLTGDLMSDIKNSDAKADINFYDVGIPGYTGKPKTQKERRLHEADAGKFVYYYGLIATINIHKVLNRISGRTKKLKLLVRLEEQDACMNKAIAEFSDDLFGHIELKEELKTEFFYFASEDSKFLEVCKLESDIKLFEFLIEKLLAFNIQISED
- a CDS encoding carboxypeptidase-like regulatory domain-containing protein yields the protein MTRIKKLFLILCLVQIGFIFSQSIEIQGKVIANSDIDRIHIINKTANRFTITNDDGKFKISASVNDTILISAIQYKPLEVVVTPQIIQTKFIAIDLTDKITELDEVVVGKILTGDLLSDIENSDVKRDINFYDLGIPGYTGKQKTQSERRLHQATTGSGLVPLTPILNWLSGRTKELKGQVARENLDNAMNDVVSELSEMLFNIDTLQEAKRVEFFYFVTDDPKFLILNKTGNNLKMLEFLQLKLKEFKSQIEDD
- a CDS encoding carboxypeptidase-like regulatory domain-containing protein — its product is MKKLLPILLFCISFCAMSQDVKRVIVEGKIIVEGNDIEGITVYNTSSNKGAVTDENGEFTLPVTLNDFIEIRALQYQNFDFKVSQAILDSKRIRVILIEEINKLDEVLVMTKGLSGVLDTDIKSVKTFNPKLDALYFGIKKSDEYEFTDDNRTEINNIAMHSQSQTMVNGLNIRNVVGQLLLPLFRSKVKDKKAAGIAEVPVSTIKYYFGSSFLVDNFNIPEHRVEEFIRYVEDDESFDFTLLNIGKELEFLEVLSLKSQSFLNKKNDKD
- the pepE gene encoding dipeptidase PepE, which gives rise to MKNIIIASTSTIHGSGPLEYLLDELTVFFKDTSEILFIPYARPGGISHDEYTSNVNKAFSQIGKVAKGIHEFEDPKTAIANAKAIFTGGGNTFVLVNQLYKNGLLESIKQAVNSGTSYLGTSAGSNICGLTVNTTNDMPIVYPPSFKTFGFVPFNINPHYLDPDPTSTHKGETRETRIKEFHAFNTQPVVGIREGSWLAVNGDSIILKGSLSARIFEHGKSPYEVEPGIELNTLK
- a CDS encoding GNAT family N-acetyltransferase, with protein sequence MSFQFQILEPSQINDIIPLVQQLTSHKCSDDILKERFAVMVTENYECAVIFDRQKLIGVSGLWYCTRHYAGKSVELDHVFISEDYRNKGLGKQFLEWIYNHVKTKGVKAAELNTYVQNYSSHKFYYNEGFEILGYHFLKKL
- a CDS encoding M15 family metallopeptidase produces the protein MKRRQFIKTTLASGLALSIAPQLAFQSHSSSINYEELIGKGNPDLLGEGFQLRKEAHDAFVRLKTEALKSDIHIQIVSSYRSFDHQNRIWERKYNRNINTGLTPQESIKKIIEYSTIPGTSRHHWATDIDIIDANVSQPSSVLQPRHFDGNGCFRKLKLWMNHNANAFGFHLVYTNQQNRKGFKYEPWHYSYKPLSSHYLTQYKNLNIKNIITNEDLLGNKFFSEEFISKYLNENVLDINPELL